A single region of the Methanobacterium sp. genome encodes:
- a CDS encoding glycosyltransferase family 39 protein — MEYEKITKNKSVLLLLIPAILAFFVAIIPTLKYQWPLSWDIYYHVHLAKLYLEQGLTLWDPLTYAPFGRPIFYPPLFHYILAAFTALFKVDPFQIARYLQPIFAFFLVLSFTYVAWKFYNLRVALLAGFFLFFTSVFHRAMLPLPETLALILFPIAVYFYYRALEGDGYKLAVLGGIISGLMMLTHNLTGLIMLGVVLLFTLALKLRKDKVEYRSLGIFLGFTLIVAALWWFPLLIQYGFVFHNPRAVIQGPVQYLIILVKTMGAPALIFTLLWVIFMIMGLKKDDLERWYKKLSRKEILIISWTLFLLILSNAYLLGFSILIDRILNFAVFPVVLMAALGLDYIHSFKGKKSVYDRIYKVIVIILIISAVCSGVFYALSVKPLVNDSQRDLAQCFAHNGGGSGVVMSLTEGLDPVIVSVSRQPVSTGGYQPGMVKVLDRNLYYSGNFTKEDVERDKIRYFVEQSPIVHPSYFTLVYQNKDYKVWRVDI, encoded by the coding sequence ATGGAATATGAAAAAATAACTAAAAATAAGTCTGTTCTATTACTTTTGATTCCTGCCATCCTTGCGTTCTTCGTGGCCATTATTCCCACTTTAAAGTACCAATGGCCATTAAGCTGGGATATATATTACCATGTGCACCTGGCCAAACTCTACCTGGAGCAAGGACTCACCTTATGGGATCCGTTAACCTACGCACCCTTCGGAAGACCTATTTTTTACCCACCCTTATTCCATTATATTTTGGCGGCATTTACCGCCCTTTTTAAAGTTGATCCCTTCCAGATTGCCCGATATCTGCAACCAATTTTTGCATTTTTCCTGGTTTTATCATTCACCTACGTTGCCTGGAAATTTTACAACTTAAGGGTGGCTCTCTTAGCTGGATTCTTTTTGTTTTTCACCTCAGTATTCCACCGGGCCATGCTACCCTTACCAGAAACCCTGGCCTTAATTTTATTCCCCATCGCAGTATACTTTTATTACCGTGCACTGGAAGGAGATGGATATAAATTAGCTGTTTTGGGAGGTATTATCAGTGGGTTGATGATGCTAACCCATAATCTAACTGGATTAATAATGTTAGGAGTGGTCCTACTTTTCACATTAGCCCTTAAACTGCGAAAGGATAAAGTCGAGTACAGGTCTTTAGGGATATTCCTGGGATTCACCCTTATAGTAGCCGCTCTTTGGTGGTTTCCCCTGCTAATCCAGTATGGTTTCGTTTTCCACAACCCCCGGGCTGTTATTCAAGGACCTGTTCAGTACCTTATCATCCTGGTTAAGACCATGGGAGCACCTGCCCTGATATTCACCCTTTTATGGGTAATTTTCATGATTATGGGATTAAAAAAGGATGATCTGGAAAGGTGGTATAAAAAATTATCCCGTAAGGAGATTTTAATTATTTCCTGGACATTATTTCTGTTAATATTAAGTAATGCCTATTTATTGGGATTTTCCATACTCATAGATCGTATATTGAACTTCGCAGTCTTTCCAGTGGTGCTTATGGCTGCACTGGGACTGGATTACATACACTCCTTTAAGGGTAAAAAATCGGTTTATGACCGAATATACAAAGTTATAGTTATTATTTTAATCATATCTGCAGTCTGTTCAGGAGTATTCTATGCTTTATCTGTAAAACCACTGGTTAATGACTCTCAAAGAGACTTAGCCCAGTGTTTTGCTCATAATGGGGGTGGTAGTGGAGTGGTAATGTCACTCACTGAAGGCCTTGATCCGGTGATTGTCTCGGTGTCCAGGCAACCAGTTTCCACTGGAGGTTACCAGCCAGGTATGGTTAAAGTCCTTGATCGAAACCTTTACTACAGTGGAAATTTCACTAAAGAAGATGTTGAGAGGGATAAAATTAGATACTTTGTGGAACAGTCCCCAATAGTTCATCCCAGTTATTTCACCCTGGTTTACCAGAACAAAGATTATAAAGTCTGGCGGGTAGATATCTAG
- a CDS encoding PIG-L family deacetylase gives MTTTSPPSPQSNRNKLLLIVLGLITIITLSYLFLSYLDTPEYSQMPEIQSSDRILVIAPHPDDESLAAGGLIKKARDMNATVTVVVMTDGSSAATPEELSQYLEKNNKNSSTEISELRHEEALNALSKLGVNESNIIFLGYPDTGLKALFEDYWDPDKLYTSNTPFNKFDHSHYNFTYQQNATYTGGNVAENLKQIITDFKPTIIITPDGLDEHRDHWATNAFVMYSTAATNFKGKIYTYLVHKGGTKWPSPPNYQPSLNLTPPPELQNFDVNCIENPLTADEEKTKEEAINSYGLPLSLTKGYLKSFIRINELFATPQPVNVQFINDNNFSKTGMPQSSFEDVRYDYNTKTLKTSDEMSSVGVARDDNNFYIIISAAHDINRELVYRYHFRFLENGQFKRLEVEVQNGTAEYEKKSVNSIEVEMNATVEVQGDMLVLKLPLNVFKNSSFLMMNTDVSDKEGQLMDLSAWRELEIDSGINLIES, from the coding sequence ATGACTACCACTTCCCCTCCATCCCCACAGTCAAACCGTAACAAACTCCTTTTAATCGTTTTAGGCTTAATTACAATTATCACCCTATCATATTTATTTTTAAGCTATTTGGATACTCCAGAATACTCTCAGATGCCTGAAATCCAGAGTAGTGATAGAATTCTGGTTATTGCTCCCCATCCTGATGATGAATCACTGGCTGCCGGTGGGTTGATAAAAAAGGCCAGGGATATGAATGCCACTGTAACCGTGGTGGTTATGACGGATGGTAGCAGTGCCGCCACACCAGAAGAACTTTCCCAGTACCTTGAAAAAAATAATAAGAACAGTTCCACTGAAATTTCAGAACTGAGACATGAAGAAGCTTTGAATGCACTCTCCAAATTGGGTGTGAATGAAAGTAACATTATATTTTTGGGTTATCCTGATACCGGCCTCAAAGCCCTGTTTGAGGATTACTGGGACCCGGATAAACTCTACACCAGCAACACCCCCTTCAACAAGTTTGATCATTCCCACTATAATTTCACTTACCAGCAGAATGCTACTTACACCGGCGGGAATGTAGCAGAAAACTTAAAACAAATAATAACTGATTTCAAGCCCACCATCATCATCACTCCGGATGGACTAGATGAACATCGCGATCACTGGGCTACCAATGCATTTGTAATGTATTCTACCGCTGCAACGAACTTTAAAGGGAAGATATACACTTATCTGGTTCATAAGGGTGGGACTAAATGGCCATCACCCCCTAACTACCAGCCATCTCTAAATTTAACACCTCCCCCAGAACTGCAGAACTTTGATGTTAACTGTATAGAAAATCCTTTAACTGCAGATGAAGAGAAGACAAAAGAAGAAGCTATTAATTCCTATGGACTCCCCCTTTCTCTCACCAAAGGGTATCTTAAATCTTTCATCCGAATTAACGAACTTTTCGCCACACCGCAACCAGTTAACGTGCAATTTATTAATGATAACAATTTTTCTAAAACAGGAATGCCACAATCCTCATTTGAAGATGTGAGATATGATTATAACACTAAAACTCTTAAAACATCGGATGAAATGAGTTCCGTGGGCGTGGCACGTGATGATAATAATTTTTATATCATCATATCCGCTGCCCATGATATTAACCGTGAACTGGTTTACAGGTACCATTTCCGATTTCTGGAGAATGGACAATTTAAACGTTTGGAGGTTGAGGTTCAAAATGGCACTGCAGAATATGAGAAAAAATCTGTTAACAGCATTGAAGTTGAAATGAATGCCACAGTTGAAGTTCAGGGGGACATGTTAGTGTTGAAGCTCCCTCTGAATGTTTTTAAGAATTCATCATTCCTGATGATGAACACCGATGTTAGTGATAAAGAGGGGCAACTGATGGACTTATCAGCCTGGAGAGAACTTGAAATTGATTCTGGAATAAATCTGATTGAATCTTAA
- a CDS encoding 6-pyruvoyl-tetrahydropterin synthase-related protein, with product MNYSQVLREKPVLLLLVPAVAAFFIALIPTLKYGWPLGGDIFYHVHLAKLYLEQGLIYWDPLTSAPYGRPISYPPIFHLLLLSFGFIFGDMFDAARFLQPVLTLFLFFSFAYVAYKLYESVLVGVTAGFFIFFSVVFQRFILPGPENLALILFPLVLYGFYLSTNKKSYKYASISGIMTGIVFLTHTLSASFLFLVTSIYALLISLKDKSILKYWMVFVISAFLVASIWWIPLLVKYGLVFNSNGDAPYLVSFLSYPKFFGILTLLFAFLGAIPMVKRRSKQDILILTSLISILVVSNLNYLGVSILSNRFLTFALFPLVVMAGLGVKHLKIIIAQKNISRKFYCIFIACVYISSVMIGYSMLADVDSGFIWLRASDSELDIAEWFQENGDKKSVVVAYNFRDPFIVAISRQPVAVGGYGQGILQSLDIQKYADGRVNQSDYIKDNVGYVVLFSGMKAPPYTTLVYKNSNYEIYTFNRDASLTSI from the coding sequence ATGAACTATTCCCAAGTCTTACGAGAAAAACCTGTTTTACTGTTACTCGTCCCTGCCGTAGCAGCATTTTTCATAGCACTAATTCCTACTTTAAAGTACGGGTGGCCTTTGGGTGGGGATATTTTTTATCATGTTCATCTGGCCAAGCTATACTTGGAACAAGGATTGATCTACTGGGATCCGTTAACATCTGCACCATACGGGCGGCCTATTTCTTATCCCCCCATTTTTCATTTGTTATTACTTTCATTCGGCTTTATTTTTGGGGATATGTTCGACGCGGCCCGATTTTTACAACCAGTACTAACTCTGTTCTTATTCTTCTCCTTTGCTTACGTAGCTTACAAACTTTATGAAAGTGTTCTGGTAGGTGTTACTGCCGGATTCTTTATATTTTTCAGTGTGGTCTTTCAAAGATTTATCTTACCTGGCCCGGAAAATCTGGCCCTCATACTGTTTCCCCTGGTGCTTTATGGGTTTTATCTTTCCACCAATAAAAAAAGTTATAAATACGCTTCAATATCAGGGATCATGACGGGAATAGTATTTTTAACCCACACACTCTCTGCATCATTCTTGTTTTTGGTAACATCCATTTATGCTCTCTTAATCAGTTTAAAGGATAAATCAATTCTGAAGTACTGGATGGTATTTGTTATTTCTGCTTTTCTGGTAGCATCAATATGGTGGATACCGTTACTAGTTAAATATGGGCTTGTTTTTAATTCAAATGGTGATGCTCCATATCTGGTGAGTTTTTTAAGTTATCCAAAGTTTTTCGGGATCTTAACACTCCTATTTGCATTTTTAGGTGCTATTCCAATGGTTAAAAGAAGATCCAAACAGGATATTTTAATATTAACCAGTTTAATTTCAATTTTAGTTGTCAGTAACCTGAATTATCTGGGTGTATCTATTTTAAGCAACCGGTTCCTGACATTTGCCCTTTTCCCCCTGGTAGTCATGGCTGGATTGGGAGTTAAGCACTTAAAAATCATAATTGCACAAAAAAACATCTCCCGGAAGTTCTACTGTATTTTCATCGCTTGTGTTTACATATCATCGGTTATGATTGGATATTCCATGCTGGCTGATGTTGACAGTGGATTCATCTGGTTAAGGGCCTCTGACAGTGAACTGGACATTGCAGAATGGTTCCAGGAGAATGGGGATAAAAAAAGTGTGGTGGTAGCGTATAACTTCAGAGATCCATTTATAGTGGCTATCAGCAGACAACCCGTGGCGGTGGGTGGTTATGGTCAGGGTATATTACAGTCCCTGGATATCCAGAAATATGCAGATGGAAGGGTGAATCAATCAGATTACATAAAGGATAATGTGGGATACGTGGTTCTGTTTTCAGGTATGAAAGCCCCTCCCTACACCACACTGGTATATAAAAATAGTAATTACGAAATTTATACTTTCAACCGAGATGCTTCCTTAACTTCCATTTAA
- a CDS encoding glycosyltransferase family 2 protein: MRIITIIPAYNEENAILHVVNCVKKYSDVMVVDDGSTDETAALTKNTGSKVLKHNKNIGKGAAIKTGLESAIKDDYDLIVLLDGDGQHDPRCIPLLLEGMDGVDLLIGSRFLNMAPHNMPLQRRLSNGITTRLIRFVTGYHITDSQCGFRVISKKAAPFFVDISYNDYVYESEVLCKASENDLVVAESPIQCIYGNEKSYVRSRHVVHYMMFTLRLLIRKLLRRI, translated from the coding sequence ATGAGAATCATAACTATTATTCCCGCTTACAACGAAGAAAATGCCATATTGCACGTGGTTAATTGTGTTAAAAAATATTCAGACGTAATGGTTGTTGATGATGGATCCACCGATGAAACAGCAGCACTTACAAAAAATACGGGTTCAAAAGTTTTAAAACATAATAAAAATATAGGCAAAGGTGCAGCTATCAAAACTGGACTTGAAAGTGCCATTAAAGATGACTATGATCTTATAGTTCTTCTGGATGGAGATGGTCAACATGACCCCCGCTGCATACCCCTACTCCTAGAGGGAATGGATGGTGTTGACTTGTTAATAGGTTCCCGCTTCCTTAACATGGCCCCTCATAACATGCCTCTGCAACGTCGGCTTTCCAATGGAATAACCACCCGGTTGATAAGATTCGTGACCGGTTACCATATTACTGATAGCCAGTGCGGGTTCAGAGTAATATCTAAAAAAGCAGCCCCATTCTTTGTGGACATATCTTACAACGACTATGTCTATGAATCAGAAGTCCTTTGTAAGGCATCAGAAAACGATCTGGTGGTGGCTGAAAGTCCAATACAGTGTATTTATGGTAATGAAAAATCTTACGTTCGCTCTCGACATGTGGTGCATTACATGATGTTCACGCTGCGCCTCTTGATACGTAAATTACTGCGGAGGATCTGA
- a CDS encoding UPF0104 family protein codes for MKRYYVFLVSILLLALLIIWIGPQQMWEVIKTANPWLILLAVGIHLFVVWIRSLRWGYIINQPWEFKKNFIVKTIGLFAGNFSPMRTAGEVLNAVAGKKINGITLSEGLSAGLTERFFDGVIVAVLLILCACLLPKVRLIAVMGGLASLGLLLVIYLINWREDTSLWIYNRIHSILRFLPISEEVVENFYQKFTEGLRSMIEYTKTFSSFQNLLVVFLLTAVSWLLECVRLYVVFVAFNVEINFVAIIIIFLLANIIGIVSALPGGIGSIELSLTGLLVLFGVSSAVGGSIAMVDRLASFWVVSALGIIFASYYAKDILDEIKGYTLGLKASKKD; via the coding sequence TTGAAAAGATATTATGTTTTCCTGGTAAGTATCCTGCTACTGGCACTCCTAATAATCTGGATCGGTCCCCAGCAAATGTGGGAAGTAATAAAAACTGCCAATCCATGGTTAATACTGCTAGCAGTCGGCATACACCTATTTGTAGTGTGGATACGCTCATTACGCTGGGGTTATATCATTAATCAACCCTGGGAATTCAAGAAGAACTTCATTGTCAAAACCATTGGACTTTTTGCAGGAAACTTCAGCCCCATGCGCACTGCAGGGGAAGTCTTAAACGCTGTTGCCGGTAAAAAAATCAATGGAATAACCCTTTCAGAGGGTTTATCCGCAGGACTAACCGAAAGATTCTTTGACGGAGTTATTGTAGCTGTTTTATTAATATTATGCGCATGCTTACTCCCAAAAGTTAGATTGATAGCAGTAATGGGAGGTTTAGCTTCTTTAGGGCTTTTATTAGTTATCTATCTAATCAACTGGAGAGAAGATACCAGTTTATGGATTTATAATCGTATTCATTCAATACTACGGTTTTTACCCATCTCTGAAGAGGTGGTGGAGAACTTCTACCAGAAGTTCACCGAAGGGCTACGCAGCATGATCGAATACACCAAAACATTCAGCAGCTTCCAGAATCTGCTGGTGGTATTCTTATTAACCGCTGTTTCCTGGCTTCTGGAATGTGTGCGGTTATACGTTGTCTTTGTTGCTTTCAACGTTGAAATCAACTTCGTGGCCATTATTATCATCTTCCTCCTGGCCAACATCATTGGAATAGTATCTGCCCTACCCGGAGGTATTGGTTCCATTGAACTATCACTCACTGGATTGTTGGTGCTTTTCGGAGTTTCCAGTGCAGTGGGTGGAAGCATAGCCATGGTGGATCGTTTAGCATCCTTCTGGGTGGTTAGTGCCCTGGGAATAATATTTGCCTCCTACTATGCCAAGGATATCCTGGATGAGATCAAAGGATACACCCTTGGTTTAAAGGCTTCAAAAAAAGATTAG
- a CDS encoding exodeoxyribonuclease VII large subunit, with the protein MEDKKIFKLALFTAILGLVGMMFSANYITPQKVLIKDMNRGMLDKEVSVEGMVTGVTQSQKGGTYFLELMDGSGKIKVVVFESAASEIQKSSINIENFKNRRIKIVGRVTEYQGSLEVVLKDASSLKIMA; encoded by the coding sequence ATGGAAGACAAGAAAATCTTCAAACTGGCTTTATTCACTGCTATTCTGGGACTGGTGGGGATGATGTTTTCTGCAAATTATATAACGCCTCAAAAGGTTCTAATTAAAGACATGAATCGTGGAATGCTCGATAAGGAAGTTTCAGTTGAGGGAATGGTTACGGGAGTCACCCAGTCCCAGAAAGGGGGAACCTATTTTCTGGAGTTGATGGATGGAAGTGGGAAAATCAAAGTGGTTGTATTTGAAAGTGCAGCATCTGAAATCCAAAAATCCAGTATAAACATTGAAAACTTTAAAAATAGACGTATAAAAATTGTGGGGAGAGTTACTGAGTATCAGGGTAGTCTGGAAGTGGTGCTAAAGGATGCCAGTTCACTGAAGATAATGGCATGA
- a CDS encoding ATP-dependent DNA ligase, which produces MLYKDLVEVYQDLDSTTKRLEKTDILAKFLAKVGDEEPELLPIVTLLSLGRIFPTWSEEELGIGSKLLMKAISQAVGVSPEDVENRMRDTGDIGEAAEELYQKKSQVTLFSRPITILKVHRNLVKMAEISGNRAQYKKIDYLMELLSSASPSEAKYITRTVLEELRVGVGEGTIRDAISQSFNIPKEVAERAHMLTNDMGLVAEVARMQGEEGLRKLTLKPGKPVKPMLAQLSPGIKESVEEMGWAICETKYDGIRVQIHRHGDEIDIFTRRLENISLALPEISDYIKKSLPHEDFIVEGEIIASRDGKPISFQYMLQRVRRKYEIDKMISKIPLTVYLFDVLYYGGPILDEPLQERRKTLESIVKVDEGKLELSAQVKVTPEEIHKAQDLFEISIKGGHEGIMIKDPHAPYMPGIRGKKMLKLKAEPETLDLVVVGGTYGTGKRAHFIGSYLMALQDEDNQLKPLAYAATGLDDNTLMELSQMVEPLIVSKDGRQVKIEPSVILEIAFSEIVESPESETGYSLRFPVVKRIRNDLGLDEIDTLERIESIFRTS; this is translated from the coding sequence ATGCTTTACAAGGATTTAGTGGAAGTCTACCAGGATCTGGACTCTACCACCAAACGTCTGGAGAAAACCGATATATTGGCCAAATTTTTAGCTAAAGTGGGAGATGAAGAACCTGAACTCCTCCCCATAGTAACTTTACTATCTTTAGGGCGTATTTTCCCCACATGGAGTGAGGAAGAACTGGGGATCGGATCAAAACTACTGATGAAAGCTATTTCCCAAGCAGTGGGGGTTTCTCCAGAAGATGTGGAGAACCGGATGCGGGACACTGGAGATATTGGCGAGGCTGCCGAGGAGTTATACCAGAAAAAGAGCCAGGTAACTCTATTCAGTCGACCAATTACCATACTAAAAGTCCATCGTAATCTGGTGAAAATGGCTGAGATTTCAGGTAACCGGGCTCAGTATAAAAAAATTGACTATCTGATGGAACTTTTATCATCTGCATCCCCCTCCGAGGCCAAGTACATCACTCGTACTGTCCTGGAAGAACTTCGCGTGGGTGTGGGGGAAGGAACCATCAGGGATGCCATTTCACAGTCTTTCAACATACCCAAAGAAGTTGCAGAAAGAGCTCATATGCTAACTAATGACATGGGGCTGGTGGCTGAGGTGGCCCGAATGCAAGGGGAGGAAGGCCTGCGCAAACTAACACTTAAACCAGGAAAACCCGTAAAACCCATGCTGGCACAGTTATCTCCCGGTATAAAGGAGAGTGTGGAAGAAATGGGTTGGGCAATATGCGAAACCAAATACGATGGGATAAGGGTTCAAATACACAGGCATGGTGATGAAATTGATATTTTCACCAGAAGACTGGAAAATATCAGTTTGGCACTTCCTGAAATCTCGGATTATATTAAAAAATCCCTTCCGCATGAAGATTTCATTGTTGAGGGTGAAATAATCGCCAGTCGAGATGGAAAACCAATATCATTCCAGTACATGCTTCAAAGGGTACGTAGGAAATATGAAATCGATAAAATGATTTCTAAAATCCCGTTAACTGTTTATTTATTTGATGTACTCTATTATGGGGGGCCCATTCTGGATGAACCTCTCCAGGAGAGGAGGAAAACCCTGGAATCAATAGTTAAAGTAGATGAGGGTAAACTGGAGCTTTCTGCCCAGGTTAAAGTCACCCCTGAAGAGATTCACAAGGCTCAGGATCTCTTTGAAATTTCAATTAAGGGAGGTCATGAGGGGATCATGATCAAAGATCCACATGCGCCTTATATGCCCGGTATAAGGGGTAAGAAGATGCTTAAATTAAAAGCAGAACCAGAAACCCTGGATCTGGTGGTGGTGGGTGGAACCTATGGAACTGGAAAACGAGCTCATTTCATTGGCTCCTATTTAATGGCTCTTCAGGATGAGGACAACCAGCTCAAGCCCCTGGCCTACGCTGCCACAGGGTTGGATGATAATACACTAATGGAACTTTCCCAGATGGTGGAACCTCTTATTGTAAGTAAGGATGGTAGGCAGGTAAAGATAGAGCCTTCAGTAATTCTGGAAATTGCCTTTAGTGAGATAGTGGAGAGTCCTGAGTCTGAAACTGGATACTCCCTTCGTTTCCCGGTGGTTAAGAGAATTCGTAATGACCTGGGCTTGGATGAAATTGATACCCTGGAGCGGATTGAATCCATTTTCAGAACTTCTTAA
- a CDS encoding response regulator, translated as MAEEIRVLILEDVPLDAELIETQLKREGLQFTSKIVEKEDDYRRELAEFQPSIILADHSLPQFDGITAMNLAREITPNTPFIFVSGKIGEDFAVEMLKEGATDYVLKNNLSKLPHSVVRALKEAKEKLEKLVAEQALKEREEKYRTLFEYFPNYVVVLGLDGKIIDLNHAAAKFSPLSRDDTIGMYFTDLQSITGEDSSYYQELFSKYLKEEDVEPFESRLISREGEIRLMEIYPAPLLKNGELFAVQVIAQDITERKKAETEINASLKEKEMLLGEINGRVSNYMNMISSLLELQSVYMKDAENREVLKDNKNRVKSMLLIHDGFSQSEDFALIDFSQYIKKLIELVVSSYHVDTDRIKMKTMTDGLMLDIDAAIPCGLIINELLTNAVKHAFPGTSEGEISVEFGLDNHENNVLIIKDNGVGLSPSIKFKESGTMGFQLVNTLVNQLKGSIILSRDNGTTFQIIWSESEY; from the coding sequence ATGGCCGAAGAAATAAGAGTTCTAATATTAGAAGATGTGCCATTGGACGCTGAACTTATAGAAACTCAGCTTAAACGAGAAGGCCTCCAGTTCACATCTAAGATCGTGGAAAAAGAAGATGATTACCGGAGAGAACTGGCAGAGTTCCAGCCGAGCATCATCCTGGCAGACCATTCACTTCCCCAATTCGATGGTATCACTGCCATGAACCTGGCCCGGGAAATCACCCCCAACACACCCTTCATCTTTGTAAGTGGGAAAATAGGTGAAGATTTCGCGGTTGAAATGCTTAAAGAAGGCGCAACAGATTATGTTCTTAAAAATAACCTCTCAAAATTACCACATTCGGTTGTAAGGGCTCTAAAAGAAGCTAAAGAGAAACTTGAGAAATTAGTTGCCGAACAGGCCCTCAAAGAACGTGAAGAGAAATACCGAACTCTTTTTGAATACTTCCCAAACTACGTGGTTGTTCTGGGATTGGATGGTAAGATCATTGATCTTAACCATGCTGCGGCCAAATTTAGCCCATTATCTCGTGATGACACCATTGGTATGTATTTCACTGATCTCCAGTCCATCACTGGAGAGGATTCATCCTACTACCAGGAACTATTCTCCAAATATCTGAAAGAAGAGGATGTAGAACCATTTGAGTCACGTTTAATATCCAGAGAAGGGGAAATACGTTTAATGGAAATTTATCCAGCTCCTTTACTTAAAAATGGGGAGTTATTTGCAGTTCAAGTTATAGCTCAGGATATCACCGAACGGAAAAAGGCAGAAACAGAAATAAATGCATCTTTAAAGGAGAAAGAGATGCTTTTAGGTGAGATCAATGGTAGGGTAAGTAACTACATGAACATGATATCCAGCCTCCTGGAACTCCAATCAGTTTACATGAAGGATGCGGAGAACCGGGAAGTTTTAAAGGATAACAAAAATAGGGTCAAATCAATGTTATTAATCCATGACGGATTCTCCCAGTCTGAAGATTTTGCTCTCATCGATTTTTCACAGTACATCAAAAAACTCATAGAACTCGTAGTCAGTTCATACCATGTGGATACTGACCGGATAAAGATGAAAACCATGACTGATGGGTTGATGCTGGATATTGACGCAGCCATCCCCTGCGGACTAATCATCAATGAACTGTTAACCAATGCAGTAAAACACGCCTTCCCTGGAACCAGTGAAGGAGAAATTTCCGTGGAATTTGGGCTGGATAATCATGAAAACAATGTATTGATCATTAAGGATAATGGTGTGGGACTTTCTCCCAGTATTAAATTTAAAGAAAGTGGAACTATGGGTTTCCAACTGGTGAACACCCTGGTAAACCAGTTAAAAGGTAGCATAATACTTTCCAGAGATAATGGCACCACTTTCCAGATTATCTGGTCTGAATCTGAGTATTAA
- a CDS encoding transcriptional regulator FilR1 domain-containing protein yields MDYMFELYEQVKDDMKFFIASDVRAKILISLRSGSKNLADLRKEIHLSSSTILHGMNQLEQKNFIFRESGNYSLSQTGEVVANKLIDVMRSFYSLNLCEGLFLNHDISCIPPELFKDIGCLEKSFIVKSTSTNIMRPQEVLSEFLSKSKNFKQLTSVYNPSSIQIFLETLEKNGKVQLIMTEGIIDKLVENVGEEKLQKWINDGKLQLMKIDEDVKISLTTGDNFIALGLFSADGAYDLNISLISHGEEAISWGNRLFDHYFQQSTPVKVGSLEIHDEILAIEK; encoded by the coding sequence ATGGACTATATGTTTGAACTCTACGAGCAAGTTAAAGATGACATGAAATTTTTCATAGCCTCCGATGTACGGGCTAAAATACTAATTAGTTTAAGAAGTGGATCCAAGAATCTGGCTGATTTACGTAAGGAGATCCATCTGAGTTCATCAACTATTTTACATGGAATGAATCAACTGGAACAGAAAAATTTCATTTTCCGAGAATCAGGAAATTACTCCCTATCCCAGACTGGAGAAGTAGTAGCCAACAAATTAATCGATGTAATGCGTTCTTTCTATTCCTTAAACCTCTGCGAGGGACTGTTCTTAAACCATGACATCAGCTGCATCCCTCCAGAACTCTTCAAAGACATAGGTTGCCTGGAAAAATCATTCATAGTGAAATCCACCAGCACCAATATCATGAGACCACAAGAGGTTTTATCAGAATTCCTATCTAAAAGCAAAAACTTTAAACAACTCACATCTGTTTATAACCCATCAAGCATCCAGATTTTCCTGGAAACCCTGGAGAAAAATGGAAAAGTTCAGCTTATCATGACCGAAGGAATCATTGATAAACTGGTGGAAAATGTTGGGGAAGAAAAACTGCAAAAATGGATCAACGATGGTAAGTTGCAGTTAATGAAAATCGATGAAGATGTGAAGATCTCCCTAACCACCGGTGATAACTTCATTGCCCTGGGCCTATTCTCAGCTGACGGAGCTTATGATCTGAATATTTCCTTGATTAGTCATGGTGAAGAGGCTATTTCATGGGGTAACCGGTTATTTGATCACTACTTCCAGCAGTCCACTCCAGTCAAGGTGGGGTCATTGGAAATTCATGATGAAATACTGGCCATAGAAAAATAA